The genomic segment CCACAACTCCCGCCGCCGCACTGAAAGCAGCCGGTGCAGAGGATGAGAAACTGGCGGCAGCCATCGAAGCGCAAATCCAGTCTACGGAAGGCAACCCGCTTGTTTACACCGTAGAGCGTGTCCTGAAGACCAACATCAGCGGAAACAGCATTCTCTACTATCAGAACAAAGCCAAATACTGTACCAAAACATATACTTTCAAGATCATGGCAAACGGCGTCAAGAAGAATGTCACAATTGCATTGAAATGTTATACCGGATCTGAAGAAAAGTACACCAACCAAAGCAGTGACCAACATTCCGGTGGCGGTACACTCTGATTTGACTGACATAACCCGAAAGGAACAAACACCATAAATCAAAAACTGACCTATGACCATCGCCATTGATTTTGACGGCACAATCGTAGAGCACCGCTACCCTAAGATAGGAAACGAAATTCCTTTTGCCACCGATACGCTGAAAATGCTGATGAAAGATCATCACCGGCTGATACTGTGGACCGTACGCGAAGGAGAACTTCTGAAAGAAGCTGTGGAATGGTGCAGGGAACGGGGCGTGGAGTTTTATGCCATAAACCGGGATTATCCAGAGGAAGATGCTGCACATCATGGTTTCTCGCGCAAGGTAAAGGCGGATATCTTTATTGACGACCGCAATTTAGGCGGCCTGCCCGATTGGGGAGATATATACCGCATGATTCAGAAGAAACTGACATACGAGGAGTTATATCGCAATATGGATGAAGCTCCCCCAAGAAAGAAAGGCGGGTTCTGGAGCAGGTTTAGTTTTTAGAGGTGCACTAAAAAACCAGGGGGAGGTGTGCGGGAATGAAGTTCGACTATCATTCCCGCACACCTCCCCCCCCTTTTTTATATATTACCGGGCAGGGCGAAAAGAGAGGAAAAGCCTCTCAATAAAGATCGTGCTGTCCGACTTCCGCAAAGAGCGTTGCCAGTTTCTCGATAACCGGCTTGAGATAGCGTTCTCCCTTTTCCGCGGAAGCTTTCTTGGGGTTCCCCACTCCACTATCCACCGTAGCCTTATCCCAATGGCGGGGCGTCCATGCCACTTTCTCATTCAACGAAGCGATGGCAAACGGACGGGAAGCTCCGTCACCGGCCTCAGCAAGGTTCACCAGTTCGGGGTG from the Bacteroides eggerthii genome contains:
- a CDS encoding BT0820 family HAD-type phosphatase → MTIAIDFDGTIVEHRYPKIGNEIPFATDTLKMLMKDHHRLILWTVREGELLKEAVEWCRERGVEFYAINRDYPEEDAAHHGFSRKVKADIFIDDRNLGGLPDWGDIYRMIQKKLTYEELYRNMDEAPPRKKGGFWSRFSF